Within Desulfatiglans sp., the genomic segment ATATCAAAAAAAATATTGAACAGATCAGTATTGCATTTTTAAGTCCAAAAAGGCTTTGAAGCAAACCTATGCTCATAAGTCCCAGAATGGCAGCTAACCGGTTTGAAAAACTCCACATCCCGAAAAACTCCCCTGCCTTTGTAACAGGTGAAAACATCCCCACCATTGCCCTGCATGAGGACTGTGTTGACCCAAGCCCGATCCCGGCAATGGAGCCTGTCACAAGAAACATATGCTCAGCTTTAAAAGAGGTGCTGCATATCCTGTTTATAATATCAGTAATCTCAATCACCCTGTAAATTAAGATTATTACTGTAAACCATATTATAAGGGTCAATATGAATGTCTTTTTTGCGCCCCATTTGTCCTGTATAATCCCGATCAAAAATGCCCCGCATGCGGCCGTAATCTGGGTGATAACAAACATGAGGGTCTGTGTTGTGCCTGACCATTTAACTATCTGGTCTCCATATATAAAGGCAAAACAGATAACAATCGAGAGCCCTGCATAGGCAAAAAAGAAGGATGATAAAAGAATAACAAGATCCCTGAAGCTTTGGATCTCCATTACAGTCTGTTTAAGCCTCTTAATCCCTATTGAATAATATGTTTCACCATCTGGTAAAACCTTTGGCCTTGTCCTTTCTTTAACCCACAAAAATGTGGGGATTGCTGTTACAAGAAAAAAAAGAGCTGTTACAGGCCCGACCATGCGAAGGTTTGCATAATTATCTATTGTGTATACACCTGCATGAATTATAAATATAACAATAGCAGTTGAAGCAAGACCGCCAAAGTAACCAAGTCCCCATGCAAAGCCCGAAATTTTCCCCATATCCTCAGGAGAACCAAGACCCGGGAGAAAGCTGGAGACAAATGCCTCACTGTATGAAAAACCTATATTCGATATAATAATTAGAATCATACAGGGAATTATTAATCCAGGCCTTACAAAATAAAGGGCAGCAGTCGTAAAAACTGTGAGGAGCCAGCTCATAAACAGGAACCTCTTTTTTGCCCCAGTAAAATCCATTATTGCACCCAGTAATGGCGATGACACAAGTACCATAAGATAACTTATGGAAAGGGAAACGCTCCAGAGAAGATTACCCAGACGAAATTCAGGCCCGTCACCAACAATGACACTTGAAAAAACATTACAGAAGACAATCGTAATTATAACAGTTGTATAGGAGGAGTTGGCAAAGTCAAACATTGCCCATCCGAAAAGCTCCCTGCGTGAGGCCCGATTAGCCATTGTCATATATAAGACTCCTTATGTATTTCAGAAAGGGCAAAAGAGGAGATAGTAAAGAGTATAAGAAAATACCCTGTATGCTATTTACCAATTATTTTTACCTTTTTCCTCTATTTCTTTTTTCTATTTACTCTTTCCTATTTTCTTTTTTCCATCTAATTATATTTGCGTACAATAACAAAAAAAATCTCTTATAGCTGATTCAGTCTGAACACCAATTTATTTTTGTTATATAAAACATTTAAAACAAAAAGTTGGCTGACAGCTGATCGCTGACTGCTGAAAGCCCCATCCAGAGCTTGTCTTTTTCCGGATGAACACAAATTAGAGAATATAATAGATTTTCGATAT encodes:
- a CDS encoding MFS transporter, producing MTMANRASRRELFGWAMFDFANSSYTTVIITIVFCNVFSSVIVGDGPEFRLGNLLWSVSLSISYLMVLVSSPLLGAIMDFTGAKKRFLFMSWLLTVFTTAALYFVRPGLIIPCMILIIISNIGFSYSEAFVSSFLPGLGSPEDMGKISGFAWGLGYFGGLASTAIVIFIIHAGVYTIDNYANLRMVGPVTALFFLVTAIPTFLWVKERTRPKVLPDGETYYSIGIKRLKQTVMEIQSFRDLVILLSSFFFAYAGLSIVICFAFIYGDQIVKWSGTTQTLMFVITQITAACGAFLIGIIQDKWGAKKTFILTLIIWFTVIILIYRVIEITDIINRICSTSFKAEHMFLVTGSIAGIGLGSTQSSCRAMVGMFSPVTKAGEFFGMWSFSNRLAAILGLMSIGLLQSLFGLKNAILICSIFFLISVIIAFFVNEERGKRSAIEHEGE